AAAGGAAAAAAAGGATCaagcaaaaaattaaaaaagaagaaaaaacacaAGTCAGTAAATAAGTTTGCTAATGTTAATGTTGATGTTGTTCTCTCTTATAGCCAAGTAAACTCTCATTTGTCTGTAGAAcaaggtgaaaaaaaaaattgaacttgtTAACTGAGAACAATAATATTAGCACAGATCAATGTAAAAACTCATAATAAGCCAAGAGTAGTAGAGTACAAACTTCTTAGTAAACTTCTCACTAATATAACAGCAGTTACTAAATTGAACATTAAAATACACTAATAACCAAACTAAACTTAATAACTTACTACTATTCATAGTACTAGTACTACTGATACCCCACTTAAAAACAGTTTAACTATCAGTTGAAAGACTGAAAGGGCAATGTCAACTGATCAAGAAGTGCACCAATTGGTGCAGCAAGTCTAGGATCATAACCAAATCCATGCAACTCTCCCCCTCCATATTCCCCACCATACTTATTACTAGTACCACCATAATCAACATTACTATTTCCACCCACAAATGGACAAGGTGGAATCCAAAGCCACCTCTTCTTGCAAAAATCAAACAACAATGCCTTATCTGAATTATTCTTAATCATTATCACCACAAATTCACCATGTCCAACACAATTAAAACCTTGCCCATTTTCCAATTCAGCAAATTGGACATACAATTGTTGTGGCATCCTTTCAATTTCCACCCACATTGTCCCACAATCTTGCAATGCCCATAACCTCAAACTCCTTGGCACATTCAGTTTGCTCTTCTCAACTGCAGCAACTAAAACAAGCCTTCCATTCCCCTCCACCAGGCTAGGCGAACGTAGAAATCGTCGCATAGGGGCTTGAATTTTGGACCAATTATTTGTGCCAATATCATAAGAAAGCACACTAAAAGGACTAAAATTCATGCAGTAAAATCTCCCTTGAACATGCACCATTTTGCCTGATTCAAAACTGCATAATCTTGGAAGTGAAGAAGTTGTACCCCATATTGAGTAAAATCCATTCCCATCAATGTGAAATGATTCAGTGGTCAAATTTTTAACAGCATAAGGAGAGATTAAATCATCTCCAGCCACAGCTAAGTCAATAGATGAATTAGTTATGGTCAAACCAATAGAAGGGAACAACCTAGGCCTTAAAGTTGGAGGTAGGGGAATTATGGACCCCACAAGAGGATTACACAAAAGTATGTTTTTTGATCCAGCTTCATCAGAAACAAAGCAAATTAGTCCACCAGAAGAGGAAACAGGAGAAAACCCTTGTGGGATTAAAGCAAAAGAAAGCCTATACCAAGAAAGATTATCAGGATCAAACAGGTACCCTTCAACTGAATTACTTCCAGCATTAGTA
Above is a genomic segment from Lycium barbarum isolate Lr01 chromosome 12, ASM1917538v2, whole genome shotgun sequence containing:
- the LOC132625109 gene encoding protein UNUSUAL FLORAL ORGANS, which codes for MEAFHHAPISFHFPYAFPVPTPTTNFLGTTTAPNLSINGSDTWMDSRIWSRLPHRLIDRIVAFLPPPAFFRARAVCKRFYGLLYSTHFLELYLQVSPQRHWFIFFNQKVPRNNIYKNNNSTNAGSNSVEGYLFDPDNLSWYRLSFALIPQGFSPVSSSGGLICFVSDEAGSKNILLCNPLVGSIIPLPPTLRPRLFPSIGLTITNSSIDLAVAGDDLISPYAVKNLTTESFHIDGNGFYSIWGTTSSLPRLCSFESGKMVHVQGRFYCMNFSPFSVLSYDIGTNNWSKIQAPMRRFLRSPSLVEGNGRLVLVAAVEKSKLNVPRSLRLWALQDCGTMWVEIERMPQQLYVQFAELENGQGFNCVGHGEFVVIMIKNNSDKALLFDFCKKRWLWIPPCPFVGGNSNVDYGGTSNKYGGEYGGGELHGFGYDPRLAAPIGALLDQLTLPFQSFN